Below is a genomic region from Paludicola sp. MB14-C6.
TAAGGACATTTATGGCGTAAGTTAAACTAGGTAATGCTTATATAAAGCTAAATGTTACAACAGAAGGAAAAACAATGGTGTTAGAAAAATGTATTAAAGAAAGTTTTGTAGTTATTGGAAAAGAAGGTTCAACAGATGACGGAAAAGATTTTATACAGAAACTTTGGAAAAATGCAAACTCAAATTTTAATGAAGTAGCACATTTAGCAAAGAAAGATGATAACTGCAAAATTTTGGGCATATGGGGTGCAATGTCCGATTTCTCTCGTTCATTCAATCCATGGGAAAGAAATTTTAGTCAAGGCTTATACCTTGCCGGTGTTGAATGTAAAGATAATTCACAATCACCTAAAGGTTGGACTAAGTGGATTATACCTGCATACGAATATCTATATGTCAAAAATGAGAGAAGCGATACTTTTCCAAATGTAATTAAGTATTTGCAACAAAATAGCATTTCGCTTGCTGGAGCAGTACATGATTTTAATTACCCTGAAACAGGAAAAGGATATATGTTTTTCCCTATACGCAAATTATGAGCAATGCAATAGTAATATCATATAACAGCCAGACCAACTGCCCATTTTACATAATAATTTGACTTAGATAAGACTTAATATAAAGCTAAATTTTTATAGAATAATGGGGCAGACAAATTTTATATTTGTGCAGGCCCATAAGAAAAAACACCTTACATATATAGTATATAGTTCTTTCTTGCAGTTAACACAAGACAAAAATTTAATACAATTATAATTCTATAATTTACTGAACGGAGAAATAAAATGATTGAAAATATTGATTTTTTCAAATTGGCTGAGGAACGCTATTCAGTACGAAATTTTAGCAATAAAGCTATTGAAAAGAGTGTGTTAGACAAAATTTTGAAAGGTGGACATCTCGCACCAACTGCCTGCAATCGTCAGCCTCAACGAATTTTAATTATTAATAGCGAAGAAGGTATTATGAAGCTAAGAAAGTGTACTGAATGTCACTTCGGTGCTTCAGCGGCAATACTTATTTGCTACGATAAAAATGAATGTTGGCAACGTAAATACGATGGTAAGGCCAGCGGTGACATTGATGCCAGCATTGTGACAACGCATATGATGCTGGAAGCTACGGCGCTAGGTGTTGGCACAACCTGGGTCATGCACTTTATCCCAGAGACTGTTAGGGAGGAATTTGCTATTCC
It encodes:
- a CDS encoding GyrI-like domain-containing protein, giving the protein MVLEKCIKESFVVIGKEGSTDDGKDFIQKLWKNANSNFNEVAHLAKKDDNCKILGIWGAMSDFSRSFNPWERNFSQGLYLAGVECKDNSQSPKGWTKWIIPAYEYLYVKNERSDTFPNVIKYLQQNSISLAGAVHDFNYPETGKGYMFFPIRKL
- a CDS encoding nitroreductase family protein; the protein is MIENIDFFKLAEERYSVRNFSNKAIEKSVLDKILKGGHLAPTACNRQPQRILIINSEEGIMKLRKCTECHFGASAAILICYDKNECWQRKYDGKASGDIDASIVTTHMMLEATALGVGTTWVMHFIPETVREEFAIPTNIEPVALLVLGYPAPSAKPFPGHTQFRPLEDLVSYNEF